A genomic segment from Zygotorulaspora mrakii chromosome 1, complete sequence encodes:
- the TOM70 gene encoding protein channel TOM70 (similar to Saccharomyces cerevisiae TOM71 (YHR117W) and TOM70 (YNL121C); ancestral locus Anc_2.152), with the protein MSSESSLGSFVSRNKTAIIATVAAGTAAVGAFYYYRQLQETSGEGEEADNKSVSKKKKNKKKKNGSASKPKYPVKENGEPDLDHIEEATDNEKESYAVALKDKGNEYFKTKDFGNALKYYNHALAFKKDPVFYSNISACYVSLGQLDKVVENSTKALELKPDYGKALLRRASANESLENYADAMFDLSVLSLNGDFNGASIEPMLERNLNKQAMVVLKEKLGKNEVQQLPSDTSLASFFSIFPSETSLENFDENSEADKLLLNGLENIYRRSSEGYKVADESFEKAASLYKAKLNDSSKSADEALKQNAATAFEYNGIFKFLKNDPLGAHAEIEKAIELHPRVNSYIYMALIMADKGQADEYYQFFDKAIELDPKYAPIYYHKGQLYFITAQYEKSGKDFDKAKECDENNIFPYIQLACLAYRENKFEDCETLFSEARRKFPTAPEVPNFYAEILSDKGDLEAATKQFEIAKRLEEALEGIHVGVSPLVGKATLLARQPTVENFIEATKLLEEACEKDPRSEQAKVGLAQLKLQQEEMDEAIELFEQAAQLARTVDEKLQAITFAEAAKVQKRVRADPVACAKIEETLAAYRAQGLI; encoded by the coding sequence ATGTCCTCTGAATCGTCTTTGGGCAGCTTTGTGTCTAGAAATAAGACTGCAATAATTGCCACTGTAGCAGCAGGTACCGCTGCCGTTGGAGCATTCTATTACTACCGCCAGCTACAAGAAACCTCAGGTGAAGGGGAAGAAGCTGATAATAAGTCcgtttcaaagaagaagaagaataagaaaaagaagaatggTAGCGCTAGTAAGCCAAAGTATCCAGTGAAGGAAAATGGGGAACCTGATTTAGATCACATTGAAGAAGCTACcgataatgaaaaagagagcTATGCCGTTGCACTCAAGGATAAGGGTAATGAGTACTTCAAGACCAAAGATTTTGGCAATGCTTTAAAATACTACAATCACGCCCTAGCTTTTAAAAAGGATCCTGTTTTTTACTCCAACATATCCGCTTGTTATGTTTCGTTAGGGCAATTGGACAAAGTGGTTGAAAATAGTACGAAAGCGTTGGAGTTGAAGCCTGACTATGGTAAAGCTTTATTGCGTAGAGCTTCCGCTAATGAAAGTCTGGAAAATTATGCAGATGCTATGTTCGATCTATCGGTCTTATCCCTGAATGGTGATTTCAATGGTGCTTCTATTGAGCCAATGCTAGAAAGGAATTTGAATAAACAAGCCATGGTCGTCCTAAAAGAAAAGCTTGGTAAAAATGAAGTACAACAATTACCATCCGACACATCTTTGGCTTCTTTCTTCAGCATTTTCCCAAGTGAAACGAGTTTAGAAAATTTCGATGAAAACAGTGAAGCTGATAAGTTGTTATTAAACGGCTTGGAAAATATATACAGGAGAAGCTCAGAAGGTTATAAAGTTGCTGAtgaatcatttgaaaaagcagCCTCACTGTATAAAGCTAAATTGAATGATAGTTCCAAATCTGCTGATGAAGCTCTCAAACAAAATGCTGCCACTGCATTTGAATATAAtggtattttcaaatttttgaagaacgATCCATTAGGCGCTCATgcagaaattgaaaaggcaATTGAATTACATCCAAGAGTCAATTCTTATATTTATATGGCATTGATAATGGCTGATAAGGGCCAGGCTGATGAATactatcaattttttgataaagcGATTGAATTAGATCCAAAATATGCTCCAATTTACTATCACAAGGGTCAGTTATATTTCATCACCGCTcaatatgaaaaatctggTAAGGATTTCGACAAGGCTAAAGAGTGCGATGAGAATAATATTTTCCCATATATTCAATTGGCTTGCTTAGCATACCGtgaaaacaaatttgaagattgtGAGACATTATTTAGCGaagcaagaagaaaattccCAACAGCTCCGGAGGTTCCGAACTTTTATGCTGAAATCTTATCAGACAAAGGTGATTTGGAAGCTGCTacaaaacaatttgaaattgccaAGAGACTAGAAGAAGCCCTAGAGGGAATTCATGTCGGTGTCTCTCCTTTGGTGGGTAAGGCAACTTTACTAGCAAGACAACCTACTGTAGAGAATTTCATTGAGGCTACCAAATTGCTAGAAGAAGCTTGTGAAAAAGATCCAAGATCCGAGCAAGCTAAGGTTGGTTTGGCCcaattgaaattgcaacaagaagaaatggacGAAGCTATAGAGCTATTCGAACAAGCAGCGCAATTAGCTAGAACAGTAGATGAGAAATTACAAGCAATTACTTTCGCTGAAGCAGCCAAAGTTCAGAAAAGGGTAAGAGCTGATCCAGTCGCCTGCGCAAAGATTGAAGAAACTTTAGCTGCCTACCGTGCTCAAGGGTTGATTTAA
- the COX23 gene encoding Cox23p (similar to Saccharomyces cerevisiae COX23 (YHR116W); ancestral locus Anc_2.153), which translates to MTNVQDNHKNGSQTTATNEAKNAPKVDFKDTSKVDFAPKGSDPDTFKYYPDNPESGMNRYLFTMKGPSEYYDPCQQSAQMSFNCLERNDYDRAMCREYFDAYRECKKQWLKARREARKQWD; encoded by the coding sequence ATGACTAACGTTCAGGATAATCATAAAAATGGCAGTCAAACTACCGCTACAAATGAAGCTAAGAATGCCCCCAAAGTTGACTTCAAGGATACTTCCAAAGTAGATTTTGCCCCAAAAGGAAGCGACCCTGACACCTTCAAATATTACCCAGATAATCCGGAATCCGGAATGAACAGGTACCTATTTACAATGAAGGGACCTAGTGAATATTATGACCCATGCCAACAGTCCGCCCAGATGAGTTTCAATTGTCTCGAGCGCAATGATTACGATAGAGCGATGTGTAGGGAATATTTTGATGCCTATAGAGAATGTAAGAAGCAGTGGCTCAAGGCAAGACGAGAAGCTAGGAAGCAATGGGACTGA
- the NCS2 gene encoding Ncs2p (similar to Saccharomyces cerevisiae NCS2 (YNL119W); ancestral locus Anc_2.154) — MAEQLICQRCRKEPATVVSRKERFSNDCFRKFVSQKQRKQMMSDPYFQDIFKVMYQDRFRTSKEADLQNMQSTVLVPLSFGSSSLVMLDVLNDTLTEQKTTQRGKTGFQVDLIICYQTTEEKEAFKELAHNIINTRYASNKEKFKFHLIDLDSFFSSSKDCLRVVALDARGATAIKANYSVEPSNSYNLKDLLNQCTDRTTREDILSFIRRHLIKKFASQHEQRAIMWGHSMTKLADETISLIVKGRGSEIAASMDCSKFDEDYNSSFKNLFPMKDILLSEIDAFCLVAKLDEFLYDYKPQDTLLIQKVQIINDTKYSTLVKNMTVNEIARKYFDDIEGDYSNVISTVVKTANKLAEPQSLLIEKERSKKCVLCFSNIYTNGFKWLSDITINEGVPIEDDAEREIFNEWKNSTIGNKTEGYNRATELVTAHSCDVPVCYGCIIIFNRIKERRLTWPTKSKSELEGVLDECVLTDDES, encoded by the coding sequence ATGGCAGAGCAACTGATATGTCAGAGGTGCCGAAAAGAGCCAGCCACGGTGGTAAGTAGAAAGGAAAGGTTCTCTAATGATTGTTTCCGCAAGTTTGTATCACAGAAGCagagaaaacaaatgatgTCTGATCCATACTTTCAAGACATTTTCAAGGTTATGTATCAAGATAGATTTAGGACTTCGAAGGAAGCggatttgcaaaatatgCAATCAACTGTCTTGGTACCACTGTCATTCGGTTCATCTTCGCTGGTTATGCTGGATGTCCTAAATGACACATTGACAGAGCAGAAAACCACCCAACGAGGTAAGACAGGCTTCCAAGTAGACTTGATTATTTGCTATCAAACTAcggaagaaaaagaggcTTTCAAAGAGCTGGCTCATAACATTATCAACACGAGGTATGCTTCTAATaaagagaaattcaaatttcatcTAATAGACttagattctttttttagtAGCTCGAAGGATTGTTTGCGGGTGGTAGCTTTAGATGCTAGAGGAGCCACTGCTATCAAAGCTAATTACAGCGTAGAGCCCTCTAATTCATACAACCTGAAAGATCTTCTGAATCAATGCACAGATAGGACCACCCGTGAAGACATATTATCATTCATAAGAAGGCACttaatcaaaaaatttgcatcTCAACATGAGCAAAGAGCTATTATGTGGGGTCATTCAATGACCAAATTAGCAGATGAAACTATATCACTCATTGTAAAAGGACGTGGTTCGGAGATTGCTGCATCAATGGATTGCTCCAAATTTGATGAGGATTACAATAGTAGCTTCAAGAATCTCTTTCCAATGAAAGATATTCTATTATCAGAGATTGATGCTTTTTGCCTTGTTGCCAAACTGGACGAATTTTTGTACGACTATAAACCTCAGGACACGTTGCTCATACAAAAAGTGCAAATAATTAATGATACGAAGTACAGTACACTTGTCAAAAACATGACGGTGAATGAGATTGCTAGAAAATACTTTGATGACATAGAAGGAGATTATTCCAATGTCATATCTACCGTCGTCAAGACTGCGAATAAACTGGCGGAGCCTCAATCACTCCTTATTGAGAAAGAGAggtcaaaaaaatgtgtattatgtttttcaaatatttataCGAATGGGTTTAAATGGTTGAGCGATATAACCATAAATGAAGGCGTTCCAATTGAGGATGATGCAGAGCGTGAGATTTTTAACGAATGGAAAAATTCTACTATTGGCAATAAGACTGAAGGGTATAATAGAGCGACAGAGCTTGTAACCGCGCATAGTTGCGATGTTCCCGTGTGTTACGGATGCATTATAATCTTTAATAGGATAAAAGAGCGAAGGTTGACATGGCCAACAAAGTCTAAGTCAGAATTGGAGGGTGTTCTTGATGAATGTGTGTTAACGGATGACGAGAGTTGA
- the DCP2 gene encoding decapping enzyme complex catalytic subunit (similar to Saccharomyces cerevisiae DCP2 (YNL118C); ancestral locus Anc_2.155), translating into MSLPLRPALENITSVDRVLEDLLVRFIINCPPEDLASVERELFHFEEASWFYIDFVRIINPTLRALKIKSFAQNIIRLCPLVWKWDIKADEALQKFSKYKRSIPVRGAAIFNENLSKILLVKGTESDSWSFPRGKISKDEDDVACCIREVKEEIGFDITDHIDENQFIERNIQGKNYKIFLVSGVPENFSFKPLVRNEIDKIEWRDFKKMSKTIFKSTSKYYLVNSMIRPLSMWLRRQKQIKGDDQLKLYAEEQLKLLLGLTKDEQVDPGRDLLNMLHSAVQANDTNLDSPSHDHPHIAQSTELWPPAYPSSNTSAPVPPPGFPAPFPQHAPPLMGFQPFAPFQFTNGTLPYSNPHMMPLNMPSLPVPNMGPLPPPGAVLSTPDASSLSKPVIASKQEDSGNTSSSKLLLDLLHTKPTASNKMTNGLGSDYDSTTNSSSQQSTNSDTVRNPSITNVTDSLALLSILKGSNNKTFAENDSTTESKNEMRGNVVKQEVTYNTDRSTQREMQQKISALENKKNVAVQDNYITDTQSNMNGNKSEVEDESYENYEDSTDEAGGHSVSEDEDEDEDSDDGFGYEDFESESELEEEMKVENIQKEEEPAANSIGQDALKANRFQDGEVPHKDERTESAKSVEGTRIANDAAKPKPKFKLLKRGENLEDVLTDIDNRSSQRSYSIGTVSLVPETAAEKSEFDPLHTHSGILNETAFKNSEVLQPDVITPEKQTPEEELMSMLKKPHSNHVASQQPTNEPYSSGHLLSILRKMPPKNVEVYPPTQQQDPPMSAENNLDASSVLLGILKGPKGVNITSSTRSDIQ; encoded by the coding sequence ATGTCTCTGCCGCTACGACCTGCATTGGAAAATATCACTTCAGTAGATCGAGTACTAGAAGATTTACTTGTTCGGTTTATTATCAATTGTCCGCCAGAGGATTTGGCAAGTGTTGAGAGAGAattgtttcattttgaagaagctTCATGGTTTTATATAGATTTTGTTAGGATTATAAATCCAACATTGCGAGCTTTAAAGATAAAATCTTTCgctcaaaatatcattagGTTATGTCCTTTAGTGTGGAAATGGGATATCAAAGCTGATGAAGCATTACAGAAATTTTCGAAGTATAAGAGGAGTATCCCTGTAAGAGGTGCTGCCatattcaatgaaaatCTAAGTAAAATTTTGTTAGTTAAAGGGACGGAATCAGATTCATGGTCTTTTCCAAGAGgtaaaatttcaaaagacgAAGATGACGTTGCATGTTGCATTCGTGAAGTAAAAGAGGAGATCGGATTCGATATAACAGATCATATAGATGAGAATCAGTTTATCGAAAGGAACATTCAGggaaaaaattacaaaatttttttggtatCTGGTGTGCctgaaaacttttcatttaaGCCACTAGTGAggaatgaaattgataaaattgaatggcgtgatttcaagaaaatgtcaaaaaCAATATTTAAATCGACCTCCAAATATTATTTGGTCAATTCAATGATAAGACCTCTTTCAATGTGGTTGAGGCGTCAAAAACAGATTAAGGGCGATGACCAATTAAAGCTATATGCCGAAGAACAGCTGAAACTGCTGCTAGGTCTAACAAAGGATGAGCAAGTAGATCCAGGGAGGGACTTGCTAAACATGCTACATTCCGCTGTACAAGCTAATGATACCAACTTGGATTCCCCCTCACATGATCACCCTCACATCGCCCAGAGTACTGAATTATGGCCACCAGCGTATCCAAGTTCCAACACGAGTGCCCCGGTACCTCCACCAGGGTTTCCAGCTCCTTTTCCTCAGCATGCACCACCATTGATGGGATTTCAGCCTTTTGCCCCATTCCAGTTTACTAATGGCACTTTACCCTATTCCAATCCTCACATGATGCCTTTGAACATGCCATCATTACCAGTGCCAAACATGGGGCCACTGCCACCTCCAGGAGCCGTTCTGTCAACGCCAGATGCTTCCTCATTATCAAAGCCAGTAATTGCGTCTAAACAGGAGGATAGCGGTAATacctcatcttcaaaacttttattAGACCTATTACATACAAAGCCAACCGCTTCAAATAAGATGACGAATGGACTAGGTTCTGATTATGATTCCACCACAAACAGCTCGTCACAGCAGTCAACAAACTCAGATACAGTTAGAAATCCTTCAATAACCAATGTGACTGATTCGCTAGCTTTATTGAGTATCCTTAAAGGGTCAAATAATAAGACTTTTGCTGAAAATGATAGTACAACTGAAagtaaaaatgaaatgagaGGCAATGTTGTGAAACAGGAAGTAACCTACAACACCGACAGAAGCACACAAAGGGAAATGCAACAAAAGATATCTGCCTtggagaataaaaaaaatgtagcTGTGCAAGATAACTATATTACCGACACTCAGTCCAATATGAATGGTAATAAGTCAGAAGTCGAGGATGAATCTTACGAGAACTATGAGGATAGCACCGATGAAGCCGGGGGTCATTCAGTTTccgaagatgaagatgaagatgaagattcaGATGATGGATTTGGTTACGAAGATTTCGAAAGCGAATCAGAGCTGGAAGAGGAAATGAAGGtggaaaatattcaaaaggaagaggAGCCCGCAGCGAATTCAATTGGACAAGATGCTCTTAAAGCCAATAGATTTCAGGATGGCGAAGTTCCCCACAAGGACGAACGTACTGAAAGTGCCAAGTCAGTAGAAGGTACCCGAATAGCCAATGATGCTGCAAAACCCAAACCTAAGTTCAAGTTGCTCAAACGTGGTGAAAATTTGGAGGATGTACTAACAGATATTGATAATAGATCCTCTCAGAGATCATACTCTATAGGCACCGTTTCTTTGGTACCTGAGACAGCCGCTGAAAAGTCTGAATTTGATCCTCTCCATACACATTCGGGAATTCTTAACGAGACGGCATTTAAAAATAGTGAAGTTCTCCAACCGGATGTTATAACTCCAGAAAAGCAAACCCCAGAAGAGGAGCTTATGAGTATGCTAAAGAAACCCCACAGTAATCATGTTGCATCTCAGCAACCAACGAATGAACCATACTCATCCGGTCATCTTTTGAGCATACTCAGGAAAATGCCTCCCAAAAATGTCGAGGTTTATCCTCCAACGCAACAGCAAGACCCTCCGATGTCCGCTGAGAACAATTTAGATGCGAGTTCTGTGTTGCTAGGAATTTTAAAGGGTCCAAAAGGTGTGAACATCACATCTTCCACGCGTTCTGATATCCAGTAG
- a CDS encoding substrate-binding domain-containing protein, with protein MSILRVGYIPEHFSTPIQFARLNGYFKEQGTTVELIEYPSGSGHLISSLNADEIDIAVGLTEAFVRGIADTANPKDLKYEIVGTYVNSPLNWAVSTGVDRDDINSLKDLQNGKMGVSRIGSGSYVMSFVLAADQGFEEPFQEFPVCHTFQQLRKRANDGSCDAFMWEYYTTKKYYESPKELKMVGNIYTPWPSWVIVRNKKQDNKCTLAFTKAIDLGIEYFNKYPQDAIDYIHKNLDYSEADAREWLKTVEFNTSGCHNFLNSDQVILKTLGILRSANVLQLDDVQQEENMKYGIAQF; from the coding sequence ATGAGTATTTTAAGAGTCGGCTATATTCCAGAGCATTTTTCTACACCAATACAGTTTGCGCGGTTGAACGGGTACTTCAAAGAGCAAGGTACCACGGTGGAGCTGATTGAATATCCTAGCGGATCCGGGCATCTTATCTCATCACTGAACGCAGATGAAATCGACATTGCTGTTGGACTTACAGAGGCTTTTGTCCGTGGAATTGCAGACACCGCGAACCCCAAAGATCtcaaatatgaaatagTGGGCACCTACGTTAATTCGCCCTTAAATTGGGCTGTCTCCACGGGAGTGGATCGAGATGACATCAATAGTTTAAAAGATTTGCAGAATGGTAAAATGGGTGTTTCAAGAATCGGCAGTGGATCTTATGTCATGTCTTTCGTCCTTGCAGCGGATCAGGGTTTCGAGGAGCCGTTCCAGGAATTCCCCGTCTGTCACAcctttcaacaattgaGGAAACGTGCCAATGATGGCAGTTGTGACGCTTTTATGTGGGAGTATTATACTACAAAGAAGTACTATGAGTCTCCAAAGGAGTTGAAGATGGTCGGAAACATATACACACCATGGCCATCGTGGGTAATTGTACGGAACAAAAAGCAGGACAACAAGTGTACATTGGCTTTCACCAAGGCCATTGATCTTGGGATTGAGtatttcaataaatatCCACAAGATGCGATTGATTACATTCACAAAAACCTAGACTACAGTGAGGCGGATGCCCGTGAATGGCTTAAGACAGTTGAATTTAACACCAGCGGCTGTCACAATTTCCTAAATAGCGACCAGGTCATATTAAAAACGTTGGGTATCCTGCGTAGCGCAAACGTTTTACAATTGGACGATGTTCAGCAGGAAGAAAACATGAAATATGGTATTGCacagttttga